The following is a genomic window from Amycolatopsis sp. BJA-103.
CCCTGCTTGGTGTACCAGACCTGCAGGTTTCCCTTCTCGTATGCGTCACCGTACGGGCCGGGGCGGTTCAGCGTGACGTGGATGAAGGCGTTGCCACCCTGGACGATCGGGTCATCGGTGGCGCAGAGGACCGTCGCCGAGAAACACACCCGGATGTCGGGGCTGGAGTAGAGCGAGCCGGACGAGTCCTCGTAACCGTAATCGGATCCGTTGTCCCGGATGAAGACGTCACTGCGTGCCTCCGGTGCGGCCTGCACCGCCGGTGCCACACCTGCGAACAAGGTCGCGACGGCCACTGCGGCCGCGGCGATCAAGGTTCGACGGCGTCGCGGGTTCCTGCTGATCATGTTTCCCTCCTTGGGCGAAACATTCGACCCGTTGACCGTCGGTCAGGCCGGTTGTGGAGGGGTTGTAGAGATCGTGTGCCCTAATTGGCCGATTTCGGTGAGTCTCCGCCCGGATACGCTCACCGAGATCACATGCCGGAGGGAGCAGCGTGCCCGGGCCAGGGGAATTACGGGTGCTGGGCGCGGTCGAAGCGATCGGCCCCACCGGGCGGGCGGAGTTGCACGGCGCCCGCCAGCGAGCCGTACTCGGCGTGCTCGCGCTGCACGCGGGCTCGGTGGTCCCGATCCCCCGGCTGGTCGACGTGCTCTGGGGTGAGGATCCGCCCCGCACCGCAGTGAAGACCCTGCACAGCCACGTCGCCAGGATCCGGCAGGCGCTGGAGGACTGTGGCTTCCCGCCGGTCCTGCTGACCCGCAAACCCGGGTACGTCCTGACGGTCGCACCGTCCTCAGTCGACGCTCTCCGCTTCGAAGAAGAGCTTCGTGCCGCCAAACGGAGCAACCCCGGCCAGGCGGTGGCGGCCTTGCGCGAGGCGTTGCGGCTCTGGCGCGGCGAAGCCTTCGCGGACGCCGAACTAGACGGCTGGGGGCCGCGCGAGGTCGAGCGGCTCCAGGAATTGCGGCTGTCCGCCTGGGAAGAACTCTGGGACGCCGAGCTCGAACTCGGGGAACACGAGGAGGTCCTCCGGGAACTTCCGCGGCTGCGGGCCGGGCAGCCGTACCGCGAACGGCTCGCCGCGCTGCACATGCTCGCCTTGCACCGCTGCGGAAGGCACGCCGAAGCCTTGGAGACGTTCCAGGCCGTACGCCGGGGGCTGGCCGACGAGTTCGGTGTCGACCCCGGCCCGGAACTGGTCGAACTGCATACCGCGATCCTGCGCCGCGCGCCCGAACTCGACGCGCCCGCGCGGGGTACGGCACCCGCGCAACTCCCCGCTCGTGTCGGGCACTTCACCGGAAGGCAGCAGGAACTCGCCTCATTGGACCTGCTCCTCGAGGAACCCGAGCCGCCGGTCGTGGTCATCTCCGGCGCGGCCGGGATGGGCAAGTCCGCGCTCGCCGTGCAGTGGGCGCACCGCATCGCGGACCGCTTCCCCGACGGCCAGCTCTTCCTCGACCTCGCCGGGCACGACCCGCACGAAGCGGTGTCACCGGGCGACGCGCTCGCCCATCTGTCGCGCGGGCTCGGCCTCCCCGACGACCGGCTGCCCGACGCGACGGCCGAACGCGCGGCGCTCTACCGCTCGCTGCTGCACGGCAGGCGTTGCCTGATCGTCGCCGACAACGCGGGCAGCGTCGACCAGATCCTTCCGCTCGTCCCGGGGACGACGAAGGCGATGCTGATCGTGACCAGCAGGCAGACCCTGGCCGCGCTCGGCAGCAGGCACGCCGTCCGCGTGTTCGCCCTCGACGCGCTGGCCGACCCGGAATCGATGGCCCTGCTCACCCGGGTGCTGGGCGCCGATCGGGTCAGCCGCGAACCCGGGCAGGCGGCGCGGCTGGCGCGGCTCTGCGACGGGATGCCGCTGGCACTGCGGATCGCCGCCGCGCGCCTGACCGGTGAACCGAACCGTCCGATCGCGGAGCTCACCCGCGAGCTCACCGGCGTCGGACGACTGGAAACCCTTGCGGTGCAAGGTGATTCCCGGACCGTCAAAACCGTCCTCGCGAGCGCCTACCTGCCGTTGGACCACGCCGCGGCACAACTGTTCCGGCTGTCGGGAACGACTCCGGGGACGTCGTTCAGCTCGGCGCTCGGGAGCGCGCTGTGCGGGGTGCCCGCCGAAGCGGGCCGGACCGCGGCCGCCGCGCTGTCCGCCGCGCATCTGATCACCCCGGCGGGCCCGGATCGCTATCGCCTCCACGATCTGATCCGCGAATTCGCCGTCGCGTGCGCCCGCGCCGACGAGACGACGGCGAGCCGCGCCGAGGCGGCGGACCGGCTGATCGACTGGTACCTGCACGTCGCCGCGGAGGCGAACCGGATCATCGACCCGAACCGCGATCTGGTCACCCCGGCGCTGCGTCACCCTCCCCCGGAGCGGCCGTTCCCGGCCGAAAGACGTGCGGCGCTCGCCTTCCTGGGCGCAGAACGAGCGAATCTGCTGCCGGTGGTGCGGTTCGCGCGTGAACACGGCCGCAACACCGCCGCCTGGCAGCTCACCTACCTGCTCACCAGCTTCTACGACACCACCGGTGGCTGGAACGAGCGGATCGGGCTCTGCCGTGAGGGGGCAGCCGCGGCGGCCGAACTCGACGATCCCTTGGCGGAGGCGGAAATGCTGCGTGCGCTGGGCGCGGCCTACTTCATGACCCGCAGGCTCACCGACGCGCTCGAAACCAACGCCCGCGCGTTGAAGGCCGCCCGTGCGGCGGGTGATCTCGAAGGCGAAGGCCATATCTACAACAACACCGCCAATGCCTACGCCGCCTTGCGCCGGTTCGACGAGGCGATCACCGCGTATCAGCTGGCGGTGGAGCGGTGCACGTCGGTGGGCAACCGGCTCGGGCGAGCGCTGTCGCAGCGCAACCTCGGTCACGCCTACATCCGCCGCGGCCAGCCGATGGACGGTCTCAGCCCGCTGACGGCCGCGCTGGAAACGTTCCGTGAACTGGGCAACGCCCGGCTGGAGGCCGCCACGCTGGACACGCTCGGCGAGGCCTACGAGGAACTCGGCGATCACGAAGTCGCGCTGGAGCATCTCGGCAAGGCGCTGGCGGCGTCGCGGGCGATCGGCGACCGGTGGCAGGAGTGGGAATCGCTGCTGCACGCCGGCCAGGTCCATCTCGCCCGCCGCGACTACCCGGCCGCCCGCGACGATTTCGACCAGGCGCTGCTGATCAGCCGGGACGTCGGGAACCGGCACAGTGAGGCGGCGGCGCTCGACCGGCTCGGCCGCGCCCACCTGGGGCTCGGCGACCTGGTCGCGGCGCGGGAGAACCTCGAGCGCGGCCTCGCGGTCCGGGCGGGGGTCCCGGATCCGTACGAGGAGGCTCACCTGCACCGCGACCTCGGTGACCTCGAAGCGAGGTGCGGCGACACGGCCGCCGCGGCCGCCCACTGGGCTCGAGCGATCGAGCTGTACCGGCGGGCGAACGCGACGGCCGACGCCGACCTCGTCACCGGGCGGGGGTGATCACCACGGTCGAGGTCGCGTACACGAGCCTGCCCTGCGACGGCTCGAAGAACTCGACCCGCGCCTTCCCCGGTTGACCGGGCAGGAGCGTGAATTCGGCGTATCCCCTCGTCTCACCGCGCTGGAAGGTGACGACACCGTCCTTCACCGGGACGTGGCCGGAGCCCTCGGTGCGATAGCGGACCGTGAGCGGCCCGGCCCACGGCCGGGAGAGCACGAGCGGGACCTTGCAGGTGGTTCCCTGCGAGAAGTTGGGCGGGATCGACCAGCAGATCTCACCCTCCTGGGTCGTCCCCACCGGCGACGTCTTGGCCGCGTCGTCGTCGGCCACCCAGGCGACGCCGACGCTGTGCCCGATCCGCAGGCCCTTCTCGCCGTAGAGCCGGAGGGAGAACATTTCGTCGTTCTCGACGAGTGAATCGGCGCGGACCTTGACCGCGACGGTCTGCGGATCCGTCCTCCCGGACCAGGTCAGCGTGCCGGTGACCGGCTGGTAGTCGACGCCCTCCTTGGCGGTGAACGCCGGATCGACCGGCGAGCCGTTGCCCTCGATCGTCCGGTAGTCGACCGAGCCTTGCGGCGCGCAGCCGCCGTCGTCGAGGGAAACGGTGAAGAGAAGGGTGGTGTACCCGGCGCTCGTTCCCTCGGCCTGGCTGACGCCGCTGACGTTCACCACGGGTGCCGTGCAGCCCGCTTCCCCGCCTTCGGCCACCGGTGCCGCGAACCCGAACGTGATCGCGAACGCCGCCCCCAGCGTCGCGATCCGTTTCATCCTTGGTCCCATCGAGCGTCCACCCCTTCCGGCGGGCCGCCGCGGCCCGTTGCGACATGGGTAACCGAGTGAGGTTGTCGTGAGGTTGTGGCGACCGGACGGCAAACATGAAAATGATTCATGGCCATCGTCGCCCACGACGTACTACGCTTCGGTAACCAGGCAAAGACGCGTGAGGAAGGGCAGTCGATGGGCGATGTTGCGGCACGGTTCGCCGAGATCGTCGGGGACACGAATTTGCTGGCAGGCGAAGCGATCCCCGAGGACTACGCACACGACGAGGCATTGACCACCTCTCCGCGGCAGCCCGCCTTCCTGGCGAAACCGGGGACCGCCGAGGAGGTCGCGGAGCTGCTCAAGGCTGCGGGTGAACACGGTGTGCCGGTCACCGCGAGAGGATCGGGCACCGGGCTTTCGGGCGGTGCCACACCGCGCGAAGACAGTCTGGTGATCTCTTTCGAACGCATGAACGCGGTACTGGAGATCGACACGGAGAACCACGTCGCCGTCGTCCAGCCGGGTGTCACGTTGTCCGATTTGGACGAAAAGACCACGGCGGCCGGACTCGGCTACACCGTTTACCCCGGCGAACTGAGCGCGAGCGTCGGCGGCAACGTCGGCACGAACGCGGGCGGGATGCGCGCGGTCAAGTACGGCGTCACGCGGCACAACGTCGTGGGCCTGCAGGCCGTGCTGCCGACCGGCGAGATCATCCGGACCGGCGGCAAGACCTCGAAGGTGTCGACCGGGTACGACCTGACCCAGCTGATCATCGGCTCGGAAGGCACCCTCGCGATCGCGACCGAGGTCATCGTGAAGCTGTACCCGCGCCTCCCGCACGGTGCCACGGTGTTCGCCCCGTTCGAGACCTTCGACGAGGTGATGACCGTCGTCCCGAAGATCATCTCCAGCGGGCTCGCGCCGCACATCCTCGAATACATCGACAACCTGACGCTCGCCGCGATCAGCTACAACGAGAAGCTCAGCCTCGGCGTTCCGGACGCCATCCGTGACTCCGCGCAGGCGTATCTCGTGGTGGCGCTGGAAAACCGCGACAACGACCGGCTGCACGCCGACATCGAAGAGCTCGGCGGGCTGCTGGCCGACGTCGGGGCGATGGACGTCTACGTGCTCGAGGGCAATTCGGCGCGCAAGCTCATCGAGGCCCGCGAGAAGGCGTTCTGGACAGCCAAGGCGGCCGGGGCCGACGACGTCATCGACGTGGTGGTCCCGAGGTCCGCGATGCCCGAGTTCCTGCGCAGGGCCAGGGAAATGGCGCTGTCGCGCGAGGCGGGCGCACTCGGCTGCGGGCACGCCGGCGACGGCAACGTCCACCTCGCCATCTTCTGCAAGGACCCCGAGAAGCGGAAGCAACTGCTGACCGACATCTTCGCGCTCGGCATGGAACTCGGCGGCGCGATCTCCGGCGAGCACGGCCTCGGGCAGGCCAAGTCCGGCTACTTCCTCGACCTGGAGGACCCGGCGAAGATCGCGCTGATGCGCCGGATCAAGGAAAGCTTCGACCCGGCCGGGATCCTCAACCCCGGTGTTCTTTTCGCTGAGAGGGCTTGAAAGTGAGTGAAATGAACGGCGCCCAGTCCCTGATCCGCACGCTCGTCGACAGTGGCGTCGATGTGTGCTTTTCGAATCCGGGCACCTCGGAGATGCACTTCGTGGCCGCGCTCGACACCGTGCCCGAGATGCGCGGCGTGCTCGGCCTGTTCGAAGGCGTCGTCACCGGCGCCGCGGACGGGTACGCGCGCATCGCCGACAAACCGGCCGCGACGCTGCTGCACCTCGGCCCCGGCCTCGGCAACGGGCTGGCGAACCTGCACAACGCGCGCCGCGCGCACACCCCGATCGTCAACGTGATCGGCGATCACGCGACCTACCACAAGCAGTACGACGCCCCGCTCGAATCGGACATCGAAGCCGTCGCCGGTTCCCTCGAAGGCTGGGTCCGCCGCTCCGAGCACACGAAGGACGTCGGCGCCGACGCTGCCGCGGCCGTCGCGGCCTCGCAGGACGCCCCCGGGCAGATCGCGACCCTGATCCTCCCGGCCGACGCGTCCTGGGGTGAGGGCGGCGAACCGGTCGCACCCATCCCTCCGCGGATCCCGCAGGCCGTCAACGCGACGACGGTGAAGAACATCGCCGAGATCCTGGCGAGCGGTGAACCGGTCGCGCTGCTCGTCGGCGGCAGCGGCTGCCGCGAGGCCGGACTGCTCGCGACCAGCAGGATCGCCACCGCGACCGGGGTGAAGGCGTTCGTCGAGACGTTCCCCTCCCGGCTCGAGCGCGGCGAAGGCCTGCCGACGATCGAGCGGCTGGGCTACCTCGCCGAGCAGGTCGCGTACCAGCTCGACGGGATCAAGCACGTGATCGTCGCCGGGACGAAGGCGCCGGTGTCGTTCTTCGCCTATCCCGGCAAGGCGAGCAACCTGGTGCCCGAAGGCGCGCAGGTCCATGTGCTCGCCGAAGTCGGGCAGGACGTCCCGCGCGCGTTGAACGACGTCGCGGCCTTGGTCGCCGCCGAGACGGAGCCGGTGCTGCAGGAAGCCGCCCGGCCCACACTGCCGTCCGGACCGCTGACGCCGCAGAACTGGGTCGAGGTGATCGGCGCGCTGCTGCCGGAGCGCGCGATCATCGCGGACGAGGCGAACACCTCCGGCCTGCTGCTGCCCGCCGCCACCGCCGGTGCGCCGCGGCACGACGTGCTGACCCTGACCGGTGGAGCGATCGGCTACGGCATGCCCGTCGCGACCGGGGCGGCCGTCGCCGCGCCGGACCGTCCGGTGATCAACCTGCAGTCCGACGGCAGCGCGCTGTACACGATTTCGGCGTTGTGGACGCAGGCGCGGGAGAACCTCAACGTCACCACGGTCCTGCTGAACAACCGCGCGTACGCGATCCTGCGGCTGGAGTTGCAGCGCGTCGGCGCGGACGCCAGCGGTCCCAAGGCGAACGAACTGCTCGACCTTTCGCGGCCGGACATGGACTTCGTCAAGATCGCCGAGGGCCTGGGTGTCCCGGCGACCCGGGCGACAACCGCGGAGGAGCTGGCCGAGCAGTTCCAGCGCGCGCTCGCCGAGCCGGGGCCGCACCTGATCGACGCGATCGTTCCGACCCTGTTCTGAGGGTGTGCGAGGAAAGTCCCCTTCATGGCGAATTTCGCCATGAAGGGGACTTTCCTTGCACATTGGGGCTAGTGGACCGAGGCGACCAGCGGTTCGGGCTGGCGTTGTTTCGGGACGAAGGCGGTCAAGGCGAGCCCCAGGAGCGCGGCACCGGCGGCGACCGCGAAGCTCAGCCGGAACCCCGTCGCGGACGGAACGGAAACCCCGCCGACGGTGATCGCCAGCGACGCGAGCATGGTCGCCATCACCGCGCTGGACGTCGACGTGCCGACGGATCGCATCAGCGAGTTCAAGCCGTTCGCGGACGCGGTTTCGGTGACCGGGACCGAGCCCATGATCAGCGCGGGCATGGCCGCGTAGGCGATGCCGACGCCGCCACCGATGATGATCGACGCCGTGATCAGCTCGAAAGCGTTGTCCATCAACACGGTCGCGAAGATGTACCCGATCGCGATGGTGACGGCGCCGGTCATCAGCGTCGTCCGCGGGCCGTAGCGCTCGATGAGCCGGGCCGAAACCGGCGAAAGCATGAACATGACCAGCCCGTTCGGCGCCAGGCAGAGCCCTGCCTGCACCATCGTCAAGCCGAGGCCGTAGCCGGTCGAGGCGGGCGCCTGCAGCAACTGCGGGAACGACAACGCCATCGAGTACAGCGCGAACCCGATCATGATCGACGCGAGGTTGGTGAACAGCACCGGACGCCGCGCGGAGACCCGCAGGTCCACCAGCGGATCGCGGCGCCGCAGCTGATAGGCGCCCCAGACCAGCAGGATCGCGACCGCGGTCCCGGCGAAGCCGAGCGTGCGGCCGCTGCCCCAGCCCCATTCGCCGCCCTTGACGATCGGCAGTAGCAGGCAGACCAGCCCGGCTGTCAGCCCCAGAGCGCCGAGGTAGTCGAACGGCGCGGGTGTCTTCACCGGCGACTCCGGCACCACGAACAGGATCAGCAGGCCACAGACGAGCCCGAGCCCCGCCGACGCCCAGAAGAGGACGTGCCAGTCCGCGTTCTGCGCGACCAGCGCCGATACGGGAAGCCCGATGGCGCCGCCGACGCCCAGCGTCGAACTCATCACCGAGATCGCCGCGCCGACGCGTTCGGGGGCGAGTTCGTCGCGCATGATGCTGATCCCCAGCGGGATCGCGCCCATCGCGCAGCCCTGCAGCCCACGGCCGACGACCATCAGCGCGAGCGAGCTGGTCAGCGCGGAGACCACCGAACCGGCGACCAGGAAGCCCAGGCTGATCAGCAGCAACCGGCGTTTGCCGTAGAGATCGCCGAGCCTTCCGCTCACCGGCATCACCACGGCACCGGCGACCAGGGTCACCGTCACCACCCATGACGCGTCGGACGGGGTCGCGTTGAGCAGCCGGGGAAACGACGGGATCAGCGGGACGACGAGCGTCTGCATGAACGAGGCCACCAGCCCGCAGGTGGCGAGCACGACGACGAAGACCCGGGGCGAAGGTGCCCGGCCGGCCGGTTTCACCATTCGCATCCCATGATCCGACCTTACACAGCACCTCCCTCTGTCGTGAATGGTTGACCGACGGGATCACAACCAGGTGCGGACCCCACCGTGCCCGGAACAGGTTCCGCGGCGATTCTGGCTGTAGCTATAGGAA
Proteins encoded in this region:
- a CDS encoding acetolactate synthase large subunit; this encodes MNGAQSLIRTLVDSGVDVCFSNPGTSEMHFVAALDTVPEMRGVLGLFEGVVTGAADGYARIADKPAATLLHLGPGLGNGLANLHNARRAHTPIVNVIGDHATYHKQYDAPLESDIEAVAGSLEGWVRRSEHTKDVGADAAAAVAASQDAPGQIATLILPADASWGEGGEPVAPIPPRIPQAVNATTVKNIAEILASGEPVALLVGGSGCREAGLLATSRIATATGVKAFVETFPSRLERGEGLPTIERLGYLAEQVAYQLDGIKHVIVAGTKAPVSFFAYPGKASNLVPEGAQVHVLAEVGQDVPRALNDVAALVAAETEPVLQEAARPTLPSGPLTPQNWVEVIGALLPERAIIADEANTSGLLLPAATAGAPRHDVLTLTGGAIGYGMPVATGAAVAAPDRPVINLQSDGSALYTISALWTQARENLNVTTVLLNNRAYAILRLELQRVGADASGPKANELLDLSRPDMDFVKIAEGLGVPATRATTAEELAEQFQRALAEPGPHLIDAIVPTLF
- a CDS encoding BTAD domain-containing putative transcriptional regulator — protein: MPGPGELRVLGAVEAIGPTGRAELHGARQRAVLGVLALHAGSVVPIPRLVDVLWGEDPPRTAVKTLHSHVARIRQALEDCGFPPVLLTRKPGYVLTVAPSSVDALRFEEELRAAKRSNPGQAVAALREALRLWRGEAFADAELDGWGPREVERLQELRLSAWEELWDAELELGEHEEVLRELPRLRAGQPYRERLAALHMLALHRCGRHAEALETFQAVRRGLADEFGVDPGPELVELHTAILRRAPELDAPARGTAPAQLPARVGHFTGRQQELASLDLLLEEPEPPVVVISGAAGMGKSALAVQWAHRIADRFPDGQLFLDLAGHDPHEAVSPGDALAHLSRGLGLPDDRLPDATAERAALYRSLLHGRRCLIVADNAGSVDQILPLVPGTTKAMLIVTSRQTLAALGSRHAVRVFALDALADPESMALLTRVLGADRVSREPGQAARLARLCDGMPLALRIAAARLTGEPNRPIAELTRELTGVGRLETLAVQGDSRTVKTVLASAYLPLDHAAAQLFRLSGTTPGTSFSSALGSALCGVPAEAGRTAAAALSAAHLITPAGPDRYRLHDLIREFAVACARADETTASRAEAADRLIDWYLHVAAEANRIIDPNRDLVTPALRHPPPERPFPAERRAALAFLGAERANLLPVVRFAREHGRNTAAWQLTYLLTSFYDTTGGWNERIGLCREGAAAAAELDDPLAEAEMLRALGAAYFMTRRLTDALETNARALKAARAAGDLEGEGHIYNNTANAYAALRRFDEAITAYQLAVERCTSVGNRLGRALSQRNLGHAYIRRGQPMDGLSPLTAALETFRELGNARLEAATLDTLGEAYEELGDHEVALEHLGKALAASRAIGDRWQEWESLLHAGQVHLARRDYPAARDDFDQALLISRDVGNRHSEAAALDRLGRAHLGLGDLVAARENLERGLAVRAGVPDPYEEAHLHRDLGDLEARCGDTAAAAAHWARAIELYRRANATADADLVTGRG
- a CDS encoding FAD-binding oxidoreductase, translated to MGDVAARFAEIVGDTNLLAGEAIPEDYAHDEALTTSPRQPAFLAKPGTAEEVAELLKAAGEHGVPVTARGSGTGLSGGATPREDSLVISFERMNAVLEIDTENHVAVVQPGVTLSDLDEKTTAAGLGYTVYPGELSASVGGNVGTNAGGMRAVKYGVTRHNVVGLQAVLPTGEIIRTGGKTSKVSTGYDLTQLIIGSEGTLAIATEVIVKLYPRLPHGATVFAPFETFDEVMTVVPKIISSGLAPHILEYIDNLTLAAISYNEKLSLGVPDAIRDSAQAYLVVALENRDNDRLHADIEELGGLLADVGAMDVYVLEGNSARKLIEAREKAFWTAKAAGADDVIDVVVPRSAMPEFLRRAREMALSREAGALGCGHAGDGNVHLAIFCKDPEKRKQLLTDIFALGMELGGAISGEHGLGQAKSGYFLDLEDPAKIALMRRIKESFDPAGILNPGVLFAERA
- a CDS encoding MFS transporter, with the translated sequence MRMVKPAGRAPSPRVFVVVLATCGLVASFMQTLVVPLIPSFPRLLNATPSDASWVVTVTLVAGAVVMPVSGRLGDLYGKRRLLLISLGFLVAGSVVSALTSSLALMVVGRGLQGCAMGAIPLGISIMRDELAPERVGAAISVMSSTLGVGGAIGLPVSALVAQNADWHVLFWASAGLGLVCGLLILFVVPESPVKTPAPFDYLGALGLTAGLVCLLLPIVKGGEWGWGSGRTLGFAGTAVAILLVWGAYQLRRRDPLVDLRVSARRPVLFTNLASIMIGFALYSMALSFPQLLQAPASTGYGLGLTMVQAGLCLAPNGLVMFMLSPVSARLIERYGPRTTLMTGAVTIAIGYIFATVLMDNAFELITASIIIGGGVGIAYAAMPALIMGSVPVTETASANGLNSLMRSVGTSTSSAVMATMLASLAITVGGVSVPSATGFRLSFAVAAGAALLGLALTAFVPKQRQPEPLVASVH
- a CDS encoding Calx-beta domain-containing protein, with amino-acid sequence MKRIATLGAAFAITFGFAAPVAEGGEAGCTAPVVNVSGVSQAEGTSAGYTTLLFTVSLDDGGCAPQGSVDYRTIEGNGSPVDPAFTAKEGVDYQPVTGTLTWSGRTDPQTVAVKVRADSLVENDEMFSLRLYGEKGLRIGHSVGVAWVADDDAAKTSPVGTTQEGEICWSIPPNFSQGTTCKVPLVLSRPWAGPLTVRYRTEGSGHVPVKDGVVTFQRGETRGYAEFTLLPGQPGKARVEFFEPSQGRLVYATSTVVITPAR